Proteins from a genomic interval of Arvicola amphibius chromosome 10, mArvAmp1.2, whole genome shotgun sequence:
- the Fzd10 gene encoding frizzled-10, with protein sequence MQHPGPRLWLVLQVMMGSCAAISSMDLERPGDGKCQPVEIPMCKDIGYNTTRMPNLMGHENQREAAIQLHEFAPLVEYGCHSHLRFFLCSLYAPMCTEQVSTPIPACRVMCEQARLKCSPIMEQFKFKWPDSLDCSKLPNKNDPNYLCMEAPNNGSDEPSRGSGMFPPLFRPQRPHSAQEHPLKDGGPGRAGCDNPGKFHHVEKSESCAPLCTPGVDVYWSREDKRFAVIWLAIWSVLCFFSSAFTVLTFLIDPSRFKYPERPIIFLSMCYCVYSVGYIIRLFAGAESIACDRDSGQLYVIQEGLESTGCTLVFLVLYYFGMASSLWWVVLTLTWFLAAGKKWGHEAIEANSSYFHLAAWAIPAVKTILILVMRRVAGDELTGVCYVGSMDVNALTGFVLVPLACYLVIGTSFILSGFVALFHIRRVMKTGGENTDKLEKLMVRIGVFSLLYTVPATCVIACYFYERLNMDYWKMLATQHKCKMNNQTKTPDCLMTTSIPAVEVFMVKVSMLLVVGITSGVWVWTSKTLQSWQHVCSRGLKRKSRRKPASVVTNAGIYKKAQHPQKTHLGKYELPVQPSACV encoded by the coding sequence ATGCAGCACCCGGGCCCGCGCTTGTGGCTGGTGCTGCAGGTGATGATGGGCTCGTGCGCAGCCATCAGTTCCATGGACTTGGAGCGCCCTGGAGACGGCAAGTGTCAGCCGGTGGAGATTCCCATGTGTAAGGACATCGGCTACAACACCACCCGCATGCCCAACCTGATGGGCCACGAGAACCAGCGTGAGGCGGCTATTCAACTGCACGAGTTTGCGCCGCTCGTGGAGTACGGCTGCCACAGCCACCTCCGCTTCTTCCTGTGCTCGCTGTATGCGCCTATGTGTACTGAGCAGGTCTCCACGCCCATCCCCGCTTGCCGGGTCATGTGTGAGCAGGCCCGGCTCAAGTGCTCACCGATCATGGAGCAGTTCAAATTCAAGTGGCCGGACTCCCTGGACTGCAGCAAGCTCCCCAACAAGAACGACCCCAACTACCTGTGCATGGAGGCACCCAACAACGGCTCAGACGAGCCCAGCCGGGGCTCTGGCATGTTCCCTCCACTCTTCAGGCCCCAGAGGCCACACAGCGCTCAAGAACACCCGCTAAAGGACGGGGGTCCCGGGCGCGCAGGCTGTGACAACCCGGGCAAGTTCCACCACGTGGAGAAAAGCGAGTCTTGTGCGCCTCTGTGCACTCCGGGGGTGGATGTGTACTGGAGCCGCGAAGACAAACGCTTTGCTGTGATCTGGCTGGCCATCTGGTCGGTGCTGTGCTTCTTCTCCAGCGCCTTCACCGTGCTCACCTTCCTCATTGACCCATCGCGCTTCAAGTACCCCGAACGTCCCATCATCTTCCTCTCCATGTGCTACTGCGTCTATTCGGTGGGCTATATCATTCGACTTTTTGCTGGCGCTGAGAGCATCGCCTGCGACAGGGACAGTGGACAACTGTATGTTATCCAGGAGGGTctggagagcactggctgtacCTTAGTCTTCTTGGTACTTTACTACTTCGGCATGGCCAGCTCTTTATGGTGGGTGGTTCTCACCCTCACTTGGTTCCTGGCAGCCGGCAAGAAGTGGGGCCACGAGGCCATTGAAGCCAACAGCAGCTACTTTCACCTGGCAGCCTGGGCCATCCCGGCTGTGAAGACCATCTTGATCCTGGTGATGCGCCGGGTGGCAGGGGATGAGCTCACTGGTGTGTGTTATGTAGGCAGCATGGATGTCAATGCTCTGACTGGCTTCGTGCTGGTCCCGCTGGCTTGCTACCTGGTCATCGGCACTTCCTTCATCCTGTCCGGCTTTGTGGCTTTATTCCATATCCGGAGGGTGATGAAAACAGGTGGGGAGAACACAGACAAGCTGGAGAAGCTCATGGTACGCATCGGGGTCTTTTCCCTTCTTTACACTGTGCCGGCCACCTGTGTGATTGCCTGTTACTTCTATGAACGTCTGAACATGGACTACTGGAAGATGCTGGCCACCCAGCACAAGTGTAAGATGAACAATCAGACCAAGACACCTGATTGTCTGATGACCACCTCCATCCCTGCCGTGGAGGTCTTCATGGTCAAAGTGTCCATGCTCCTGGTAGTAGGCATCACCAGTGGGGTGTGGGTCTGGACTTCCAAGACCCTGCAGTCCTGGCAACATGTGTGCAGCCGGGGTCTAAAGAGAAAGAGCCGGAGGAAACCAGCCAGTGTGGTCACTAATGCCGGGATCTACAAAAAAGCACAGCACCCTCAAAAAACTCACCTCGGGAAGTATGAGCTTCCTGTCCAGCCTTCGGCCTGCGTGTAA